In the genome of Flavobacteriales bacterium, the window TAAGAAGCCGATGACTAATATTTTCATTGTGAATTAACTAAATACTATTTAGGCTTAAAAATTAGTACTTATCTACTCCTCGTAGAACTCTTTGAGTAATTTTCTGTAAGCGGTAAATAGTTTCGATTTAGAAACGAACCCTACGTACTTTCCATCTGCTATTACTGGTAGATTCCAAATCTCTATTTTGTCGAACTTACGCATTACATTATCCATGTTTTCATGGAGTCCCACAGAATCTTCAATCGGCGACATTACCTCGTGAACAAAGGTGGTTTCATGGAGTTCTGATTTGAACATGATATTTCTAATCTTATTCAATCTTACTAATCCTATTAGAGCCAGGTCATTATCTAAAACCGGATAGATATTTCTGTCCGATTCTGCGATTACATGTATTAGTTCACCAAGTTTCATGTCGGCACTTACGGTTTGGAAATCTCTTTCTATTTCTGCTTCTAAGTTCATTAAGCTTAATACTGCTTGATCTTTATCGTGTGTTATGAGTTCACCGCGTTCTGCAAGTTGCATCGTATATACAGAATGAGGAACCGTGATTTTTACTGTGAGGTAAGCGATGGACGCACAAACCATGAGGGGAATAAACAGTTCATATCCACCTGTAATTTCTGCAATTAGAAATATTGCTGTAAGTGGGGCGTGAAGTACTCCTGCCATTACACCTGCCATTCCGACTAATGTGAAATTACTTTCAGAAAGCTGATTGAACCCAAATGAGTTATACATTTTCGCACAAGTAAATCCCACTGTGCTACCCATGAAGAGGGAAGGGGCAAATATTCCACCAACACCACCTGCGCCAAATGTTAAACTAGTTGCTATAGTTTTGAAAAATACTATCATAAATAGGAATACGAGAACAAGGAAAATATTATCCTTAAATCCATAGAAAACACTGAACTCAAAAATATCCGTATATCGACCTTCGATAATGGAATTAATTGTGTCATATCCTTCCCCGTAGAGGGGAGGGATGAAGAAGATTAATATTCCTAGTAAACTACCTCCTATTATTGCTCTTAAGAAGATGTCCTTTTGATTATCGAATAATTTATGGATGTAGAGAAAGGTCTTTGTGAAGTAGATAGAGCATATGCCAGTACCAATGCCTAAAAGAATATAAAATGGTAGATCCATTGCTGTAAATTTCTCCATTGGAAATTTAAATAGTAAGCGATCGCCTTCAATTAACGTTGAAGTAAGTGCGGCGCTTACAGAAGCCACCAATAAAGGAATCATCGAAGACATGGTTAAGTCTAACATCATAACTTCAATTGCGAACACAATTGCAGCAATGGGCGCCTGAAATATGGAAGCCAATGCCCCGGAAGCTGCGCAGCCAATTAGAAGTGTTTTAGTCTTGTAGTTTAATCGGGCCCACTGACCAAGATTAGATCCAATTGCTGTACTCGTTCCAACAGTGGGGCCCTCTAATCCTACAGATCCTCCAAAGCCAACAGTAAGTACACTTGTAAGAATTGAGGAGTACATGCTCTTCTTCTTAATCTTACTATTTCTTTGTGATATGGCATGAAGTGCATTTGGTATTCCATGCTCAACTGGCGATCTCAATAAATATTTTACAATAATAATTGTGAGAAGAATACCTATCAATGGGTATATAAAGAAGAGGTAGTTATGATAGTCGTTAATGAAGTTTCTTTTAAGAAGCCATTCCACCAAGTGTACGGCATTCCTTATAAAAATGGCTACTAGTCCAGATAATACACCGACAATTGCACTTAAGATTAGAACAAAATGTCTATGCTTAATGTGCTTTTGGCGCCAAGCAAAGAAATTAGAGAATACAATTGATAAAATTCTGAGCATCTTGTCCATTACAAAAGGGATGCAAAAGTAGTTGATTTTAAGCTTGAAAGAGACTAGTTGTGCTTATTTAGTGGGGCTTATAGTAATGTAATTTCAACCTTTTAAAAGGTTAGTAACTAGGATCTTTGTTTAACAGATTCAAATAAAATAATACCTGCTGCAACAGAGACATTTAGGGATTCTATATCGCCAAGCATTGGTATCATGACTTTGCGGTCTGAGGCGTCAAGCCCTTCTTTTGAAATCCCAGATTCTTCCGATCCCATAACTATTGCAGTTGGAATAGTGTAGTCAGCCTTAAAGTATGGCTCTTTGGAGTGTTCTGTACAGGAAACAATTTGAATCCCACTATCTTTCATGAATTGCAAAGCTTCACCAATACTTTTTGTTCTGCAAACAGGTATTTTATGCAATGCTCCTGAAGATACTTTCACAGCGTCAGCATTTATTAAAACTCCTCCTTTCGTTGGGATGATAATCCCGTGAACACCTGCGCATTCAGCGGTTCTGCATATTGCCCCAAAATTTCGAACATCTGTTATGTGATCTAATAATAAAAACAAGGGAGTCTCACCTTTTTCATAAATGCTTGGTAAAAGCATATCGAGCGAAGTATATTCGATAGGTGATAGGAAAGCAACGATTCCTTGGTGATTCTTATTACTTACTCTATTCAGTTTTTCAATAGGGACATGTTGTATTTGAACATCCGATTCTTTGAGTCGTTTATTTAGTTCGGAGAACAACGGACCACGCAAACCTTTTTGGATCATTATTTTATTAATCTCCTTTCCTTGGTTTAAGGCTTCTAGGACTGGGTGAAACCCATATATCAAATCATCATCCATCTATTTGTTCTTATTTTGCATTAAATACTCTTCCTTGTCTCCAGCTACTGGTAGCCGTCATCCAAATGTTTTTATAAATCGGTTTCCGAATAAGCTTGTAGTCGCTATTAGTAAACTTGTTTTTATGTTTAACAAAGGTAAAGTTTAATGGTTCTATATTTTGATCATCTCCATAAATCCACGTTTCGGTATCGTTAGTACGATATATTGCCTTTGGAGGTCCCAAAACAATATAGAGTAAGCCTCTATCCGTACGCCAACCTTCAATTTCAGCACTAAATACTTTATTAGATTTTTCAACTCTTCTGTAGTATCGTTTAATCAATGTTTTGGATATAGAAGGATCTTTGCCAAGGGAAATCCAAAAGTTATCCATGGCTAATTTCTTATCCAAACTTCCTTTAAGTTCTTGAAACTCTTCTTTCGTTGTAATGTAACGCAGAGGTTCAATCATTTCGCTAATGTTCGAAATTTCCGGGAAGTTTTTCGTGAAATTAAATAAGGTAAGGCCATCTATAGTATCGCGTTTTGTCGTGAAATGGTATAGACCAAAATTAGTTGCTGTGTATTGAAATGACTCTAAACTTTTTTTAAGGATAAAATAGGAAGTATCGGGGTTTTGGTAATTTTTCTTAATAGGACTTAAGCTGAATGGGGGTGATGCAAAGCCTAATTTGCGCTTATATTCTTTGATATATAGAGTATCTGTATTTTCGTATTCATATTTAATTCCTATTGGTTCATTGGAGTTAATGAAATCGTTGAATATTGTTGCCCCCTTTGCTGTTTTTGAGACATGGAAGTTGTTTGACTCATATTTGTTATACTTATTTAGGCTTTTGTAAAAGTTGGCATTAAGCCTTCTCTTAGTGTCAGAAATTGAAATTCGAAGTAGATATCTTCCATTCATTGCGGCGGAAAAATCTATTGACTCAATAATCGATTCAATGTCTTCGTTGCTTCCAAAATGTTTTATGAAAATACTTGAGCTGTCAATTATTTCAGAAGATTCATATGAGTTTAATACTTCTATTTTAATCTTGATTTTAGCACTGAAATTCTTCTCATTTAACTCTTTAGTATGAAGGAATTCATTTGATTTTAATTTGATAAATAGCCTGGATTTTATCGAGGAAATATGATATGCCTGAAACTCGGGATGGATAAGAGAACCTTCTTCGTATAAATAAGAAAGATTTATGTTGCTAATATTTTTTGGTCCTGTACAGTTTGCAATACAGAACAAAGACAATACAATAAAGAGCAATTTGAAATGCATTAAATCAATCTTTATAAGGGTCTTCGGGTTTGCTTATTGCTTTGGTTTCATAGCTATTTGAAACCCGCCCATCAGTAATTCGGACCACGTCTTTATCTATTTTTTTAAATTCTCTGGAAGCCTCATTGTACATGTTTACAGTGGTGCCAAGGTTTTTCCCTAGTTTATCGAGATATGTTTCGTAACCATTAAGATGATTACCTAGCAGCTCAACTCGTTTAATAATCTCCTTTACAGATTCTTCAAACTTGAGAGCTTTTAAACCTTGCAATACAGTTTCGAGGTATGCGTAGAAAGAAGTAGGAGAGACTATAATCACTCTTTTTTTGAAAGCATATTCAATAAGGTCGTGGCTATTCATTTCTAGAGTGCCAACGTTGTACACTAAAAGGTTGTAATACACGCCTTCAGCAGGAATAAACATAAATGCGAATTCTGTCGTGTCTTCTTCAGGTCTGATGTATTTTGAGGTTTCATCGATTCTGTTTTTCACATCATTCTTGAACTCTTTTTCGAGTGCTTCTCTGGTGGTTTTATCATTTGTTTGAACCATGCGGTTGTATTTCTCTAAAGAGAATTTAGAATCTATTGGGATGATTTTATTATTAAAGAATATTACAGAATCCACTATTTCACCATTCGAGAATTTGTATTGGAGTTCGTATTGATTTGGTTGTAGGATATTACTCAGTAGAGCTTCCAGGAAGTACTCACCTAGTATTCCTCTTTGCTTCGGATTTTTAAGTATGTTTTCCAAACTATTCATTTGCTCGGCAAATCCGAGTACTTGATTATTGGTGCCCTGAATTTCAGTGAGTTTTTCAGTTACGTCATTTATTATCTTGTGGCTTGTGGTAAATTGTTTCTGTAAATTATCGGTAGACGACTGTTGAAATGATTTAATGTCATCATTAATTTTTGAAAGTTCGCTTTGCATACTTTCTCGACTGGAGGTACTAGCATCTTCCACGTTTTTTCTTATTTCTGCCATTTCTTTTCGCAAATTCTCATTCAGATCAATTATTAGTTGTTGTGAGTTAGGAAGAGTGTTTGACTTTTTTTGAAGTTGGATTATGAGAACAATAACTAATAGAAACAGAATAAATAGAGTGGCTATTATTGCGAATTCGAACATAAATAGAAATTTAATATTGTGAATACTTATTATTTAGGCTCTAGAAATAATTAACAATTCCAAAATGAAGCTTTGCAGATTTAAGTAAAATAGGATTGTTTTTTTGAGAGCCTAGTGCATAGTTAACGCTAAAAATGCCTGCTTTAGTTTGAAAGTTAATGCCTGCTCCAAATCCATACGGCGTATCTCTGGCTGAGCCACTGTTTGCACTGAAATATTCGTACCAGCCCATATCTACAAATAGGTACGCATTTGAGTTTTGCTCAAGAAGTACGCGATACTCCATGCTAAATATTGAATAAGTTGATGCCAATATGGATTCTTCATCAAATCCCCTGAATGTTTTAAGTCCCCCTATTCTATAGAGTTCATTATCATAGTTCGCTTTATTGGAAAGTAAACCTCCGTTTAGTCGGAGCATGATCGTACTTCTTTCAAAAAGAGGTAAAAACCATCTGATTTCTCCTTTTGTTTTAAATTGAGTGGAATTGCTTTTTGTGGAGTCCGTATTTTTAATTCCATCTTCTTTTCTAATTCCAACACCTATTTCGCCATTCAATGAATAGCCTTTTCTTGGGTTTATTTTGTAATCGAGTTTTTCTCTCTTAATACCAATTCCGTACAAAGAGAAGTCTGTGTTTGCGAATAGTGCATTGTTTATTTCTGATGATTGCTTAGAGAGTAAAGAAGATTTTTTTCTATCCCAGAATACGTTAAAATAGTTACCTCCTCTTAAAAGGTATTCTATTCCTAAACGATAATTGGTGTTTATGAAAAGGGTGTCTTTCCTGTAAAGTTTGAAGTTTAAATCGATTCCAAAGGGAGTCTTGAATAGAAAAGGGTAATTCAATTTTGCGGACAAATCGGAGGTTTGTGGTTGAAGAGATCTCCAATTCAATTCCATGAGTTCTCCTTTCCCCAGGCTGTTGTGGAGCTTAAGAAAGAGATCTCCAGTTATAGTTGTTTTTCCTTTTTTGGCATCCGGTAAAAAGCCAATAATTCCATTAAACTTGCTTGCATCTTTGTCTGATAAATAAAGAATGAGTTCTGTTTTGTCCTCCATAAACCGAACAACCGCTGGATCTGTAATACGGATGAAAGGTAATTCGTCTAACCTTCGTTGGATACTCTTGATCTTAGATTCATTATAAAGATCGTTTGTTTGAATGCCTAGATAACGTTGTATGTATATTGGTTCAATATCCACGTCACCCTTAATAGTAATAGAATCGATATTAACCTGTAGGTTTTTACTCACCAAAAGAGAAGCCATTATTGTATCTCTATGAAAGGATACCTTAGATAATTGAATAGATGCAAAGGGGTATCCATTGTTTTCATATTGTTCAATGATTTTTTCAAGAAGGCTATTTATATCTTCAGTGTTAAATGGTTTGTTTAGGTATAATTTATCTCGAAATCCAATCTTACTTAATACTTCTTCTTCGATATTCCCCTTGTTCAATTTAGCGAGATTGTACTGGTGTCCAGTAAATAGGGAAGTAGTTAGGTTAAGACTGTCTCTTTTTAATTCTTCAAAATAGGCTGATAAATAGCCTCTTGAAAAAAGTTCTTTTTGAATCGTTTTAAGGTGATCAAAGCGTTGTTTAGGATTATTAAATACGTCCTTGCTGGTTTCTATATTTTTTAATTCAATGATATTTATAGTAGAGTCGATTTTTTCGATGTGAAGCGTGTAACTTCCTTGGGCAGAAACATGCAAACAAGTTATAATTAGAAATACAGAAATAAAGAATGCTTTCATCTAATTTGAATCTGAAACAGCGAAACGTGTTTTTTGCAATTTTCGTAGGTCGTCAGCAAAGATTACCAATTAATTGGCTTTAAGTTACTCTTTATTAAAAGTTCATCTGTTTTCGAAAAAT includes:
- a CDS encoding DNA recombination protein RmuC is translated as MAEIRKNVEDASTSSRESMQSELSKINDDIKSFQQSSTDNLQKQFTTSHKIINDVTEKLTEIQGTNNQVLGFAEQMNSLENILKNPKQRGILGEYFLEALLSNILQPNQYELQYKFSNGEIVDSVIFFNNKIIPIDSKFSLEKYNRMVQTNDKTTREALEKEFKNDVKNRIDETSKYIRPEEDTTEFAFMFIPAEGVYYNLLVYNVGTLEMNSHDLIEYAFKKRVIIVSPTSFYAYLETVLQGLKALKFEESVKEIIKRVELLGNHLNGYETYLDKLGKNLGTTVNMYNEASREFKKIDKDVVRITDGRVSNSYETKAISKPEDPYKD
- the rlmB gene encoding 23S rRNA (guanosine(2251)-2'-O)-methyltransferase RlmB codes for the protein MDDDLIYGFHPVLEALNQGKEINKIMIQKGLRGPLFSELNKRLKESDVQIQHVPIEKLNRVSNKNHQGIVAFLSPIEYTSLDMLLPSIYEKGETPLFLLLDHITDVRNFGAICRTAECAGVHGIIIPTKGGVLINADAVKVSSGALHKIPVCRTKSIGEALQFMKDSGIQIVSCTEHSKEPYFKADYTIPTAIVMGSEESGISKEGLDASDRKVMIPMLGDIESLNVSVAAGIILFESVKQRS
- a CDS encoding chloride channel protein — encoded protein: MDKMLRILSIVFSNFFAWRQKHIKHRHFVLILSAIVGVLSGLVAIFIRNAVHLVEWLLKRNFINDYHNYLFFIYPLIGILLTIIIVKYLLRSPVEHGIPNALHAISQRNSKIKKKSMYSSILTSVLTVGFGGSVGLEGPTVGTSTAIGSNLGQWARLNYKTKTLLIGCAASGALASIFQAPIAAIVFAIEVMMLDLTMSSMIPLLVASVSAALTSTLIEGDRLLFKFPMEKFTAMDLPFYILLGIGTGICSIYFTKTFLYIHKLFDNQKDIFLRAIIGGSLLGILIFFIPPLYGEGYDTINSIIEGRYTDIFEFSVFYGFKDNIFLVLVFLFMIVFFKTIATSLTFGAGGVGGIFAPSLFMGSTVGFTCAKMYNSFGFNQLSESNFTLVGMAGVMAGVLHAPLTAIFLIAEITGGYELFIPLMVCASIAYLTVKITVPHSVYTMQLAERGELITHDKDQAVLSLMNLEAEIERDFQTVSADMKLGELIHVIAESDRNIYPVLDNDLALIGLVRLNKIRNIMFKSELHETTFVHEVMSPIEDSVGLHENMDNVMRKFDKIEIWNLPVIADGKYVGFVSKSKLFTAYRKLLKEFYEE
- a CDS encoding GWxTD domain-containing protein, with amino-acid sequence MHFKLLFIVLSLFCIANCTGPKNISNINLSYLYEEGSLIHPEFQAYHISSIKSRLFIKLKSNEFLHTKELNEKNFSAKIKIKIEVLNSYESSEIIDSSSIFIKHFGSNEDIESIIESIDFSAAMNGRYLLRISISDTKRRLNANFYKSLNKYNKYESNNFHVSKTAKGATIFNDFINSNEPIGIKYEYENTDTLYIKEYKRKLGFASPPFSLSPIKKNYQNPDTSYFILKKSLESFQYTATNFGLYHFTTKRDTIDGLTLFNFTKNFPEISNISEMIEPLRYITTKEEFQELKGSLDKKLAMDNFWISLGKDPSISKTLIKRYYRRVEKSNKVFSAEIEGWRTDRGLLYIVLGPPKAIYRTNDTETWIYGDDQNIEPLNFTFVKHKNKFTNSDYKLIRKPIYKNIWMTATSSWRQGRVFNAK